A single window of Carettochelys insculpta isolate YL-2023 chromosome 13, ASM3395843v1, whole genome shotgun sequence DNA harbors:
- the BMP15 gene encoding bone morphogenetic protein 15: MQGLELAMTTLCSLGCWFLLVTLLPLVLSGGEEAAAAALAGAPSLPLIQELLEQGPSGWPQGRRKELASRQPLYYMLNLYRSMANWAGRPRRGRELGANAVRLVRPFAEARQSGAGLWFRRTLNYHLTIQPEAEHLVRATVVYATTLRLAHARFLCVVQLPGERGAPERTPPRRSQRQALVSSAPDSWAQRDITARFLPWAWASKQSQLLRLTHLCVQRGAANGSEPAAGWGEAASSHDPFLLLYLNDTRPRHGKAGWKEPPEGPALSRKARQAGSLLLDIPSYARRISAPRDECALRSFRVSFSQLGWDHWIIAPHRYNPRYCKGTCPRVLRYGYHAPNHAVVQNFINQLVDQSVPRPSCVPYKYSPISVLMLEASGSILYKEYEDMIADSCTCR; the protein is encoded by the exons atgcaggggctggagctaG CCATGACCACCCTGTGCTCCCTTGGGTGCTGGTTCCTCCTGGTGACACTGCTGCCGCTAGTGctgagtgggggggaggaggcggcggcagctgccctggctggggcaccctCCTTGCCCCTCATccaagagctgctggagcaggggcccagtggctggccccagggacGGCGGAAGGAGCTGGCCAGCAGGCAGCCACTGTACTACATGCTCAACCTGTACAGGAGCATGGCCAACTGGGCTGGTCGCCCCCGCCGGGGCCGCGAGCTGGGTGCCAACGCTGTGCGGCTGGTCAGGCCCTTTGCtgaggccaggcagtctggggcaG GGCTCTGGTTCAGACGGACACTCAACTACCACCTGACCATCCAGCCAGAGGCGGAACACCTGGTGAGGGCCACTGTGGTTTACGCCACGACCCTGCGGCTGGCTCACGCCCGGTTCCTGTGTGTGGTTcagctgcctggggagaggggggcccCGGAGCGCACGCCCCCCCGCAGAAGCCAGCGGCAGGCCCTGGTCTCCTCTGCACCGGACAGCTGGGCACAGCGCGACATCACCGCCCGCTTCCTGCCATGGGCCTGGGCCTCCaagcagagccagctgctccgCCTCACTCACCTGTGCGTGCAGCGGGGAGCAGCCAATGGCTCCGAGcccgcagctggctggggggaggctgcTTCCTCACACGACCCCTTCCTCTTGCTCTACCTCAATGACACGCGGCCCAGGCACGGGAAAGCTGGCTGGAAGGAGCCGCCCGAGGGGCCAGCCCTGAGTCGCAAAGCTCGCCAGGCAGGCAGCCTCCTCCTGGACATCCCCAGCTACGCACGGAGGATCAGCGCGCCGAGGGACGAGTGTGCCCTCCGCTCCTTCCGTGTCAGCttcagccagctgggctgggaccaCTGGATCATAGCCCCTCACCGCTACAACCCCCGGTACTGCAAGGGCACCTGCCCCCGCGTCCTGCGCTACGGCTACCATGCCCCCAACCACGCCGTTGTGCAGAACTTCATCAACCAGCTGGTGGACCAGAGCGTGCCCCGGCCCTCCTGCGTGCCCTACAAGTACAGCCCCATCAGTGTGCTGATGCTGGAGGCCAGTGGCAGCATCCTCTACAAGGAGTATGAAGACATGATAGCGGACTCCTGCACCTGCCGATAG